The Saccharomonospora glauca K62 genome has a segment encoding these proteins:
- the rapZ gene encoding RNase adapter RapZ, whose translation MEVAVVTGLSGAGRSTAAKCLEDLGWFVVDNLPPELISTMVELGAQARGAITKVAVVMDVRSRAFTDDLASVIKDLDARGYKPRVLFLEATDAVLVRRFEQVRRGHPLQGDGRLVDGITAERALLAPLREEADLTLDTSALSVHDLRAKIEDAFGTESSTRTRVTVLSFGYKYGLPMDSDLVMDVRFLPNPFWIPELRDQSGLDGDVRNYVLGQEGAEEFLEQYHELLRLVGAGYKREGKRYLTLAVGCTGGKHRSVAISEELAKRLSKEDGMAVKVVHRDLGRE comes from the coding sequence ATGGAGGTGGCGGTCGTCACCGGATTGTCCGGCGCCGGTCGCAGCACCGCCGCCAAGTGCCTGGAGGACCTGGGCTGGTTCGTGGTGGACAACCTGCCGCCGGAGTTGATCTCCACGATGGTGGAACTCGGGGCGCAGGCCAGGGGCGCCATCACCAAGGTGGCCGTGGTCATGGACGTGCGGTCGCGCGCGTTCACCGACGACCTCGCCTCGGTGATCAAGGACCTCGACGCGCGCGGCTACAAGCCGAGGGTGCTGTTTTTGGAGGCCACCGACGCGGTCCTGGTCCGTCGCTTCGAGCAGGTGCGGCGCGGCCATCCCCTGCAGGGCGACGGGCGGCTGGTCGACGGCATTACCGCGGAGCGCGCGTTGCTCGCGCCGCTGCGGGAGGAGGCCGACCTGACGCTCGACACGTCGGCGCTGTCGGTGCACGATCTGCGCGCCAAGATCGAGGACGCGTTCGGCACGGAGTCGAGCACCAGGACACGGGTGACGGTGCTCTCCTTCGGCTACAAGTACGGCTTGCCGATGGACTCCGACCTGGTGATGGACGTGCGGTTCCTACCGAATCCATTCTGGATTCCCGAGCTGCGCGACCAGAGCGGCCTCGACGGTGACGTGCGCAACTACGTGCTGGGGCAGGAAGGCGCCGAGGAGTTCCTGGAGCAGTACCACGAGTTGCTGCGGCTCGTGGGCGCCGGGTACAAGCGGGAGGGCAAGAGATATCTGACCTTGGCCGTCGGTTGTACGGGCGGTAAGCACCGAAGCGTGGCCATCTCGGAGGAACTGGCGAAGCGACTCTCCAAGGAGGACGGTATGGCGGTCAAGGTCGTGCACCGGGACCTGGGCAGGGAGTGA
- the uvrC gene encoding excinuclease ABC subunit UvrC yields MADPSTYRPAPGTIPDSPGVYKFRDAGGRVIYVGKAKSLRNRLNSYFADLAGLHPRTRQMVTTAASVEWTVVSTEVEALQLEYNWIKEFDPRFNVRYRDDKSYPVLAVTVNEEFPRLHVYRGPRKKGVRYFGPYAHAWAIRETLDLLLRVFPARTCSAGVFRRHSQIGRPCLLGYIDKCSAPCVGKVSAERHREIVEQFCDFLSGRTDVMVRKLEKEMAEASEALEFERAARLRDDLAALRRAMEKQAVVFGDGTDADVIAFAHDELEAAVQIFHVRGGRVRGQRGWVIDKVDEMDVPALVEQFLSQFYAEQTELAAEAPTDGNVVPREVLVPELPADAEAMQQWLSELRGSRVRLRVPQRGDKRALAETVARNAEEAFAQHKLRRAGDLTARSAALSELQEYLGLDSAPLRIECVDISHLAGTDVVASLVVFEDGLPRKSEYRRYALREAATEGDVAAIAEVVRRRFSRYLKETREAEGGPDGMLDPETSRPRKFAYPPNLLVVDGAGAQATAAADVLAELGVTDVAVVGLAKRLEEVWLPADSDPVILPRTSEALYLLQRVRDEAHRFAITYQRQKRSKRVQTSTLDGIPGLGQARKTALIKHFGSVKRLRQATVSEIAQVPGVGTRTAEAVHAALAGERTDSRGESQT; encoded by the coding sequence GTGGCCGACCCCTCCACTTACCGACCCGCGCCGGGAACCATCCCCGACTCGCCCGGCGTGTACAAGTTCCGCGACGCCGGCGGCCGAGTCATCTACGTCGGCAAGGCCAAGAGCCTGCGCAACAGGCTGAACTCCTACTTCGCCGATCTCGCGGGACTGCACCCGAGGACCCGGCAGATGGTCACCACGGCCGCGAGCGTGGAGTGGACCGTGGTGAGCACGGAGGTGGAGGCGCTCCAGCTCGAATACAACTGGATCAAGGAGTTCGACCCGCGGTTCAACGTCCGCTATCGGGACGACAAGTCGTACCCGGTCCTCGCGGTGACGGTGAACGAGGAGTTCCCGCGCCTGCACGTCTACCGGGGGCCGAGGAAGAAGGGAGTGCGCTACTTCGGCCCGTACGCCCACGCGTGGGCCATTCGCGAGACGCTCGACCTGCTGCTGCGGGTCTTTCCCGCGCGCACGTGCTCGGCGGGGGTGTTCCGCAGGCACAGCCAGATCGGCAGGCCGTGCCTGCTGGGCTACATCGACAAGTGCTCCGCTCCGTGCGTGGGCAAGGTGTCGGCTGAGCGGCACCGCGAGATCGTCGAGCAGTTCTGTGACTTCCTCTCCGGCCGCACCGACGTGATGGTCCGCAAGCTGGAGAAGGAGATGGCCGAGGCGTCGGAGGCGTTGGAGTTCGAGCGGGCGGCACGACTCCGCGACGACCTCGCCGCGTTGCGCAGGGCGATGGAGAAGCAGGCCGTGGTGTTCGGCGACGGCACCGACGCCGACGTCATCGCGTTCGCCCACGACGAGTTGGAGGCGGCCGTCCAGATCTTTCACGTCCGGGGCGGCCGGGTGCGCGGACAACGGGGTTGGGTGATCGACAAGGTCGACGAGATGGACGTGCCCGCCCTGGTGGAGCAGTTCCTGTCGCAGTTCTACGCCGAGCAGACGGAGTTGGCCGCCGAGGCGCCCACCGACGGCAACGTCGTGCCCCGCGAGGTGCTGGTGCCGGAGCTGCCCGCCGACGCGGAGGCGATGCAGCAGTGGCTGTCCGAGCTGCGTGGTTCGCGGGTGCGCCTCCGGGTCCCGCAGCGCGGTGACAAGCGCGCCCTGGCCGAGACGGTCGCCCGTAACGCCGAGGAGGCGTTCGCCCAGCACAAGCTGCGGAGGGCGGGGGACCTCACCGCGCGGTCGGCGGCGTTGTCGGAACTCCAGGAGTACCTCGGCCTGGACAGCGCGCCGCTGCGCATCGAGTGCGTGGACATCAGCCACCTCGCCGGAACCGACGTGGTGGCCTCGCTGGTGGTGTTCGAGGACGGGTTGCCGCGCAAGTCCGAGTACCGGCGTTACGCGCTGCGAGAGGCCGCCACGGAGGGGGACGTGGCCGCCATCGCGGAGGTCGTGCGGCGCCGGTTCTCGCGGTACCTGAAGGAGACACGGGAGGCCGAGGGCGGCCCCGACGGGATGCTGGACCCCGAGACGTCACGGCCGCGCAAGTTCGCCTACCCGCCCAACCTGCTGGTCGTGGACGGAGCCGGAGCGCAGGCCACGGCCGCGGCGGACGTGCTGGCCGAGCTGGGGGTCACCGACGTCGCCGTCGTCGGACTCGCGAAACGACTGGAGGAGGTGTGGCTGCCCGCCGACAGCGACCCGGTCATCCTGCCGAGGACGTCGGAGGCGCTGTACCTTCTCCAGCGGGTGAGGGACGAGGCGCACCGTTTCGCGATCACATACCAACGGCAGAAGCGCTCGAAGCGGGTGCAGACCTCGACCCTGGACGGGATTCCCGGCCTCGGACAGGCCAGGAAGACCGCTTTGATCAAGCACTTCGGCTCGGTGAAACGGCTGAGACAGGCCACCGTGTCCGAGATCGCACAGGTGCCGGGCGTCGGCACCCGCACGGCCGAGGCCGTGCATGCCGCGCTCGCAGGGGAGCGCACCGACAGCAGAGGGGAGTCGCAGACGTGA
- a CDS encoding gluconeogenesis factor YvcK family protein produces MRAVALGGGHGLHATLSALRRLTPDVTAVVTVADDGGSSGRLRRELGLLPPGDLRQALAALAAAEDGGTLWAEVFQHRFGGSGALTGHAVGNLLLAGLFEVLGDPVAGLDEAAKLLGITGRVLPMSAEPLEIEADVTGLENGQVSRIRGQVAVASTPGQVRRIRLHNPGRPNQPPVACADAVRAVLDADVVFFGPGSWFTSVLPHLLVPDLHDALVTTSATKVVILNLVPQPGETAGFSPERHLHVLFEHAPRLKVDAVIADRDSVPTPARLRRAAEALGGRAYLASVAAPGGTGRHDPDALANCVREALGLCASESVEEGQ; encoded by the coding sequence ATGCGTGCCGTCGCACTCGGTGGTGGACACGGCCTGCACGCGACGTTGTCGGCGTTGCGGCGGCTGACCCCCGACGTCACCGCGGTCGTGACCGTCGCCGACGACGGCGGCTCGTCCGGACGACTCCGGCGGGAGCTGGGGCTGCTCCCGCCGGGGGATCTTCGCCAGGCGCTGGCGGCGCTGGCCGCGGCCGAGGACGGCGGCACCCTGTGGGCGGAGGTGTTCCAGCATCGGTTCGGTGGCAGCGGCGCCCTCACCGGCCACGCCGTGGGCAACCTGCTGCTCGCCGGGTTGTTCGAGGTCCTCGGCGACCCGGTGGCGGGGCTCGACGAAGCGGCCAAACTGCTGGGCATCACCGGCCGGGTCCTGCCGATGTCGGCGGAACCGCTGGAGATCGAAGCGGACGTCACCGGCCTGGAGAACGGCCAGGTCAGCCGCATCCGGGGACAGGTTGCCGTCGCCAGCACCCCCGGACAGGTGCGGCGCATCAGGCTGCACAACCCCGGTCGGCCGAACCAGCCGCCCGTGGCGTGCGCGGACGCGGTGCGGGCCGTGTTGGACGCCGACGTGGTGTTCTTCGGCCCCGGATCGTGGTTCACCAGCGTGTTGCCCCACCTGTTGGTGCCCGATCTGCACGACGCGCTCGTGACGACGTCGGCCACGAAGGTGGTGATCCTGAACCTGGTGCCGCAGCCGGGGGAGACGGCTGGTTTCTCACCGGAACGACACCTGCACGTACTCTTCGAACACGCTCCCCGGCTGAAGGTGGACGCGGTGATCGCCGATCGTGACTCCGTCCCCACTCCCGCGCGGTTGCGCCGCGCGGCCGAGGCGCTGGGTGGGCGGGCGTATCTGGCGTCGGTCGCCGCCCCCGGTGGGACGGGCAGACACGATCCGGATGCGCTGGCGAACTGTGTGCGAGAAGCTCTCGGCCTGTGTGCGTCCGAGAGTGTGGAGGAGGGGCAGTAG
- a CDS encoding exodeoxyribonuclease III, protein MRIATWNVNSITARLPRVLAWLRSARPDVVCLQELKCGDEAFPRDEITELGYDIASHGTGRWNGVAVLSRVGLADVTRGLPDEPSYEDEVQPRAVGATCGGVRVWSVYVPNGRDPEHSHYDYKLRWLEALRATVLAENGSDRPFAVLGDFNIAPTDEDVWDVSVFAGSTHVTEPERKALAGLRDAGLSDIVPRALKYDRPYTYWDYRQLAFPNNRGMRIDLVYANGAFADAVTDAYVDREERKGKGASDHAPVVVDLTL, encoded by the coding sequence ATGCGCATCGCGACCTGGAACGTCAACTCGATCACCGCCCGCCTGCCTCGCGTGCTCGCCTGGCTGCGGTCCGCCCGGCCCGACGTGGTGTGCCTGCAGGAGCTCAAGTGCGGCGACGAGGCGTTCCCCCGCGACGAGATCACCGAACTCGGCTACGACATCGCCTCCCACGGCACGGGCCGCTGGAACGGCGTCGCGGTGCTTTCCCGTGTCGGACTCGCCGACGTCACGCGCGGACTCCCCGACGAGCCCTCCTACGAGGACGAGGTCCAGCCCCGCGCCGTCGGCGCCACCTGCGGCGGCGTCCGCGTGTGGTCGGTCTACGTGCCCAACGGCCGCGACCCCGAGCATTCGCACTACGACTACAAGCTGCGCTGGCTGGAGGCGCTCCGCGCCACCGTGCTCGCCGAAAACGGCTCCGACCGGCCGTTCGCGGTACTGGGCGACTTCAACATCGCACCCACCGACGAGGACGTGTGGGACGTCTCGGTGTTCGCCGGGTCCACCCACGTCACCGAGCCCGAACGCAAGGCACTGGCCGGGCTGCGGGACGCGGGGCTGTCCGACATCGTGCCGCGAGCGCTGAAGTACGACCGCCCGTACACATACTGGGACTACCGGCAGCTCGCGTTCCCCAACAACCGCGGCATGCGCATCGACCTTGTCTACGCGAACGGGGCGTTCGCCGACGCCGTGACCGACGCCTACGTCGATCGCGAGGAACGCAAGGGCAAGGGAGCCTCCGACCACGCGCCCGTGGTCGTGGACCTCACTCTCTGA
- a CDS encoding LysR family transcriptional regulator, producing MLDVNRLRVLRAVVAKGSIRAAADALDYTPSAVSQQLAVLQRETGLRLIERVGRGVEPTSAGRALAAGSEAVFRELSRLDGLVRDLRTGRTGSLSIGYFASAGAAWLPAVVTALREEFPELRLDLRWTEGFEASPVDLDVTLLVEGRGTRPPGTIVYPLIDDPYEVVMREDDPLAARAAVPLAELADRPWIDNDVHQGVCRGVLLAACAEVGFAPQFSVEMRDYRTALPFVSSGIGITVLPALARGELPTGLVSRPVVSPTPVRRISVAVGKAVADHPAVVRTVELLRKAVTSEAGVRE from the coding sequence CCTGGACTACACGCCGTCGGCCGTCAGTCAGCAACTCGCGGTCCTGCAACGTGAGACGGGCCTGCGGCTGATCGAGCGTGTGGGCCGGGGTGTCGAACCCACCTCCGCCGGACGCGCGCTCGCCGCCGGGTCCGAGGCGGTGTTCCGGGAGCTGAGCCGTCTCGACGGGCTGGTGCGGGACCTGCGGACGGGACGCACGGGCAGCTTGTCGATCGGCTACTTCGCCTCGGCGGGCGCGGCGTGGCTGCCCGCCGTGGTCACCGCGCTGCGGGAGGAGTTCCCCGAACTGCGGCTCGACCTGCGGTGGACGGAGGGGTTCGAGGCATCCCCCGTCGACCTCGACGTCACCCTTCTCGTCGAGGGGCGGGGAACCCGGCCTCCGGGCACGATCGTCTACCCGCTGATCGACGATCCCTACGAGGTGGTGATGCGGGAGGACGACCCGCTCGCGGCACGGGCGGCCGTGCCGTTGGCGGAGCTGGCCGACCGGCCGTGGATCGACAACGACGTTCACCAAGGGGTTTGCCGGGGGGTATTGCTGGCCGCGTGCGCCGAGGTGGGCTTCGCACCCCAGTTCTCGGTAGAGATGAGGGACTACCGCACGGCGTTGCCGTTCGTCTCCAGCGGCATCGGGATCACGGTGCTGCCCGCGCTGGCACGGGGTGAGCTGCCGACGGGGCTGGTCTCGCGGCCGGTGGTGTCGCCGACGCCCGTGCGGCGCATCAGCGTGGCGGTCGGGAAGGCCGTTGCCGACCACCCGGCCGTGGTGCGCACGGTCGAGTTGCTCCGGAAGGCGGTGACGTCCGAGGCGGGCGTCAGAGAGTGA
- a CDS encoding MSMEG_6728 family protein, with protein MQTFLPYPDFAATARVLDRRRLGKQRVEALQVLRALTVPGHGWRRHPAVRMWAGYEEALTRYGLTMCEYWTAQGRADTCAGKLVADLAGALGITTVRDQDALAAAHELPPWFGDEAFHRSHRSALVRKDPEHYRPVFPDVPDDLPYVWPSSDRPQLTDPDRSPEDIEPPVRRQSVRRRA; from the coding sequence GTGCAGACGTTCCTTCCGTATCCCGACTTCGCCGCGACCGCGCGGGTGCTGGACCGACGGCGACTCGGCAAGCAGCGGGTCGAGGCGCTCCAGGTGTTGCGGGCGCTCACCGTGCCGGGACACGGTTGGCGACGCCATCCCGCCGTGCGCATGTGGGCGGGCTACGAGGAAGCGCTCACCCGCTACGGGCTCACCATGTGCGAGTACTGGACCGCGCAGGGCCGCGCCGACACGTGCGCGGGAAAGCTCGTGGCCGACCTCGCCGGGGCTTTGGGCATCACGACCGTGCGCGACCAGGACGCCCTGGCCGCCGCGCACGAGCTGCCCCCGTGGTTCGGGGACGAGGCCTTTCACCGCAGTCACCGGTCGGCGCTGGTGCGCAAGGACCCCGAGCACTACCGTCCCGTCTTCCCCGACGTGCCCGACGACCTGCCGTACGTGTGGCCGTCGTCCGACCGGCCGCAACTCACCGACCCCGACCGTTCCCCCGAGGACATCGAGCCCCCAGTGCGCCGTCAGTCGGTGCGGCGCAGGGCGTAA
- a CDS encoding PPOX class F420-dependent oxidoreductase: MARDEWWSFASEGTRTGKLAVVTARGAPHVTPVWFVLTDHDGDAFVFTTGADSVKARALRRDPRVCMVVDDQRPPFAYVQFTAEADVSDDVTDMVTWARRIGERYMGAERAEEFGRRNAVPGELLVTARVTKVLAYAAIAD; this comes from the coding sequence ATGGCGCGCGATGAGTGGTGGTCTTTCGCCTCGGAAGGGACGAGGACGGGCAAGCTCGCCGTGGTGACGGCCCGCGGCGCCCCCCACGTCACCCCGGTCTGGTTCGTCCTGACCGACCACGACGGGGACGCGTTCGTGTTCACGACCGGTGCCGACAGCGTCAAGGCACGCGCGCTGCGGCGCGACCCTCGCGTGTGCATGGTCGTGGACGACCAGCGGCCGCCCTTCGCGTACGTGCAGTTCACCGCCGAGGCCGACGTGTCCGACGACGTGACGGACATGGTCACCTGGGCGAGGCGGATCGGCGAACGCTACATGGGCGCGGAGCGGGCCGAGGAGTTCGGCAGGCGTAACGCCGTGCCCGGCGAACTGCTGGTGACGGCTCGCGTCACGAAGGTGCTGGCGTACGCCGCGATCGCCGACTGA
- the whiA gene encoding DNA-binding protein WhiA — MAMTAAVKDELSRLEITKIGPRRSEVSALLRFAGGLHIVAGKVVVEAELDTGSVARRLRKEIHELYGHTSEVHVITSGGLRKGTRYVVRVVKDGEGLARQTGLIDQRGRPVRGLPAAVVSGGVADAEAAWRGAFLAHGSLTEPGRSSSLEVTCPGPEAALALVGAARRMGIQAKSREVRGADRVVVRDGDAIGALLTRLGAHASVLAWEERRMRREVRATANRLANFDDANLRRSARAAVAAAARVERAIEILGDSAPEHLLAAGKLRLHNRQASLEELGQLADPPMTKDAVAGRIRRLLAMADKRAKELGVPDTESAVTRELLEETL; from the coding sequence ATGGCGATGACGGCGGCGGTCAAGGACGAGCTCAGCCGCTTGGAGATCACCAAGATCGGGCCACGCCGGTCGGAGGTGTCGGCGCTGTTGCGGTTCGCCGGGGGACTGCACATCGTCGCCGGAAAGGTCGTCGTCGAGGCCGAGCTCGACACCGGGTCGGTGGCGCGCAGGCTCCGCAAGGAGATCCACGAGCTGTACGGGCACACCTCGGAGGTACACGTGATCACGTCGGGCGGGCTGCGCAAGGGCACCCGCTACGTGGTGCGTGTGGTCAAGGACGGCGAGGGGCTGGCCCGGCAGACCGGATTGATCGACCAGCGGGGACGCCCGGTGCGGGGGTTGCCCGCGGCGGTCGTCTCGGGTGGCGTGGCCGACGCCGAGGCCGCGTGGCGTGGCGCGTTCCTGGCCCACGGCTCGTTGACGGAGCCCGGCCGGTCGTCGTCACTGGAGGTGACGTGTCCGGGACCGGAGGCGGCGCTCGCGCTCGTGGGCGCGGCGCGGCGGATGGGAATCCAGGCGAAGTCGCGGGAGGTGCGCGGCGCGGATCGCGTGGTGGTGCGCGACGGTGACGCCATCGGGGCGCTGCTGACGCGGCTGGGGGCGCATGCCAGCGTGCTCGCGTGGGAGGAGCGGCGGATGCGCCGCGAGGTGCGGGCCACCGCGAATCGGCTCGCGAACTTCGACGACGCCAACCTGCGCCGCTCCGCGAGAGCGGCGGTGGCCGCGGCGGCACGGGTGGAGCGGGCCATAGAGATCCTCGGCGACTCCGCTCCGGAGCATCTGCTCGCGGCGGGGAAGTTGCGCTTGCACAACCGGCAGGCCTCCCTGGAGGAACTGGGCCAGCTCGCCGACCCGCCCATGACGAAGGACGCCGTGGCGGGACGCATCCGCAGGCTGCTGGCGATGGCCGACAAGCGGGCCAAGGAACTCGGGGTGCCCGACACCGAGTCCGCCGTCACCCGGGAGCTGCTCGAAGAGACCCTCTGA
- a CDS encoding glucosyl-3-phosphoglycerate synthase translates to MDTTRIGLDSGAELALSPRVRSWLRRRSWRADDWTASQLAALKGERTVSVVIPARDEEETVGQIVRTIRTALMEEEQLVDDVLVVDSRSRDNTARVAAEAGARVVAQDAVLRPLPDMHGKGEALWKGLAATDGDLVVFVDGDLYDFTAGYVIGLLGPLLTDPGVDYVKGFYHRPLVNGAHTDADGGGRVTELVARPLLNMYWPDLAGFVQPLAGEYAGRRDVLESIPFVTHYGVEVAHLIDLLRWRGLDALAQVDLGMRTHRHQSTQALGRMAGQIMLTVMDRLDRSGRLVTQEAPSTLLAQFRRGSVAGGADRELMVTDLAVRERPPLRTVLPPRSAG, encoded by the coding sequence GTGGACACGACACGCATCGGTCTGGACTCGGGTGCCGAACTCGCTCTATCCCCACGAGTCCGATCCTGGCTACGACGCAGGTCCTGGCGTGCCGACGACTGGACCGCCTCTCAGTTGGCCGCCCTCAAGGGTGAGCGCACCGTCAGTGTCGTCATCCCGGCACGGGACGAGGAGGAGACGGTGGGACAGATCGTGCGCACGATCCGCACGGCGCTGATGGAGGAGGAGCAGCTCGTCGACGACGTCCTGGTGGTCGACTCTCGGTCCCGTGACAACACGGCGCGCGTGGCGGCCGAGGCCGGCGCGCGGGTGGTGGCGCAGGACGCCGTGCTGCGTCCCCTGCCCGACATGCACGGCAAGGGCGAGGCCCTGTGGAAGGGGCTCGCCGCCACCGACGGCGACCTCGTCGTCTTCGTCGACGGCGATCTCTACGACTTCACGGCGGGCTACGTCATCGGCCTGCTCGGTCCCCTGCTCACCGACCCCGGCGTGGACTACGTCAAGGGGTTCTACCACCGGCCGCTGGTCAACGGGGCGCACACCGACGCCGACGGCGGCGGCAGGGTGACCGAGTTGGTGGCCCGCCCCCTGCTGAACATGTACTGGCCCGACCTCGCGGGCTTCGTGCAGCCCCTCGCGGGCGAGTACGCGGGCCGGCGGGACGTGTTGGAGAGCATCCCGTTCGTCACGCACTACGGGGTCGAGGTCGCGCACCTCATCGACCTGTTGCGCTGGCGCGGGCTGGACGCGCTCGCCCAGGTCGACCTCGGGATGCGCACCCACCGGCATCAGAGCACGCAGGCGTTGGGCCGGATGGCGGGCCAGATCATGCTGACGGTCATGGACCGGCTCGACCGCAGTGGGCGACTCGTGACGCAGGAGGCGCCGTCGACGCTGCTCGCGCAGTTCCGCCGGGGCTCGGTGGCCGGCGGCGCCGACCGGGAACTCATGGTCACCGACCTTGCGGTGAGGGAGCGCCCGCCGCTGCGCACCGTGCTTCCCCCGCGTTCCGCCGGGTAG
- a CDS encoding DUF5914 domain-containing protein, with amino-acid sequence MVERRRRVRRLTSAVADRWPERWPLRPLPRQDWGGQRPTVGGADPAVIEAAVKRAQARPSGNWFVVADSRLVRADRPYGMTIAGRELVAWRDEHGRAVVGSGICPHLGAPLAQGRVVDHRLVCRWHGLAVPASGLPGWGWHPLPSHDDGVLVWVRLDDVDGEPPTPRPVVPERPSPEGAFSAVARLDGVCEPVDVVANRLDPWHGAWFHPYSFTRLRVVETPAVDATNGRDRFVVDVTFRVGPRFGVPVRAEFTCPEPRTVVMRITSGEGAGSVVETHATPLGPGSDGRERSAVIEAVVATSPRPGFLLARRLAPALRPLVRRTARRLWRDDLAYAERRYALRRTD; translated from the coding sequence GTGGTCGAACGGCGACGAAGAGTACGGAGGCTGACCTCGGCGGTCGCGGACCGCTGGCCCGAGCGCTGGCCGCTGCGGCCGTTGCCGCGGCAGGACTGGGGTGGGCAGCGGCCGACCGTGGGCGGGGCCGACCCCGCGGTGATCGAGGCGGCCGTCAAGCGCGCGCAGGCCCGCCCCTCGGGCAACTGGTTCGTCGTCGCCGATTCCCGGCTCGTGCGTGCCGATCGCCCCTACGGCATGACGATCGCGGGCCGGGAGCTGGTGGCCTGGCGCGACGAGCACGGCCGAGCGGTCGTCGGCTCCGGGATCTGTCCCCATCTCGGGGCCCCGCTGGCGCAGGGCCGCGTCGTCGACCACCGGCTGGTGTGCCGGTGGCACGGACTCGCGGTGCCCGCCTCGGGGCTGCCCGGATGGGGATGGCACCCGCTGCCCTCCCACGACGACGGCGTGCTCGTGTGGGTGCGACTCGACGACGTCGACGGCGAGCCCCCCACGCCGCGCCCCGTGGTGCCCGAACGCCCCTCCCCGGAGGGGGCCTTCTCGGCGGTGGCCCGGCTCGACGGCGTGTGCGAGCCCGTGGACGTGGTGGCCAACCGGCTGGACCCCTGGCACGGCGCGTGGTTCCACCCTTACTCGTTCACCAGGCTGCGGGTCGTGGAGACCCCGGCGGTGGACGCGACGAACGGCCGGGACAGGTTCGTGGTCGACGTGACCTTCCGGGTCGGGCCCCGGTTCGGGGTGCCGGTGCGCGCGGAGTTCACCTGCCCCGAACCGCGCACCGTGGTCATGCGCATCACCTCGGGCGAAGGCGCGGGCAGTGTCGTGGAGACGCACGCGACCCCGCTCGGTCCCGGATCGGACGGCCGGGAGCGGTCGGCCGTGATCGAAGCGGTCGTGGCCACGTCCCCGCGGCCGGGTTTCCTCCTGGCGCGCAGGCTCGCGCCCGCGCTGCGGCCGCTCGTCCGCAGGACGGCGAGGCGGTTGTGGCGCGACGACCTGGCCTACGCCGAACGCCGTTACGCCCTGCGCCGCACCGACTGA